A stretch of the Candidatus Zixiibacteriota bacterium genome encodes the following:
- a CDS encoding O-antigen ligase family protein, which yields MALIGLRVMTYGITVNQSLAMILALTVLGIWSFNKVHGLIAGLIFFVVKPVIVRAAFAVDLSLNSSGGLDLLGMTPAVLLAVLIVWQIYSEASSGKRLMQGRTRTLLTVLVGLSLLSVLNPASSIMVGLGGFERNILPNMMILFAVAYLLGRLEDTDKFVKSLLLLGVVSCIYAIGQYWLGLYSWEKDWMRHVAFKDSMNGWLTIGLRGVEFRIFSVFYNYMDFTFSNVLVFSLVLAWGRQWKGGWNVLRRCYFACWAIVLVLTLERTPMLMTAVGAFAIYYLSGSPVRRKVLIWTAGISTALVIGGLNIAAPHLKNTGADKFIRLAELANPFQAGSIQDRVERKWAPTLEIIAANPLGVGIGFGSQTKVNDVARQSDYWVEPHNEILQKTLETGIAGGLVYLLLLISVFQDSRRLLRCSGNIGRLGMGMIAATLGYWLCGMVNIPFSGASGILYWTTAGVVIAAVENNHAAAEHLTNDRTPSTAVIKQPTNGVTA from the coding sequence GTGGCTTTGATAGGACTGCGCGTGATGACTTACGGAATAACCGTAAACCAATCACTGGCGATGATTCTGGCTCTCACTGTTCTGGGAATCTGGTCATTCAACAAAGTGCACGGTCTGATAGCCGGGCTTATCTTTTTTGTGGTCAAGCCAGTCATCGTGCGCGCCGCCTTTGCCGTCGATCTCTCGCTAAACAGCAGCGGCGGTCTGGATCTGCTGGGGATGACTCCGGCAGTGCTCCTGGCGGTGCTGATTGTCTGGCAAATCTATTCGGAAGCGTCATCCGGCAAGCGGCTCATGCAAGGTCGCACACGAACGCTGCTAACCGTACTTGTCGGATTGAGTCTTCTCTCTGTGTTGAATCCCGCCAGCTCAATAATGGTCGGGCTCGGTGGCTTCGAGCGCAATATCCTTCCAAACATGATGATTCTTTTCGCCGTGGCTTACTTGCTTGGTCGACTGGAAGACACTGACAAATTCGTGAAGTCGCTCCTTCTGTTGGGAGTCGTATCGTGCATCTATGCCATAGGGCAATACTGGCTCGGACTGTATTCGTGGGAAAAGGACTGGATGAGACACGTGGCGTTCAAGGACTCTATGAACGGATGGCTGACGATTGGGCTGAGAGGCGTCGAGTTCAGGATATTCTCCGTTTTCTACAACTACATGGATTTCACCTTCAGCAACGTTTTGGTTTTCAGTTTGGTGCTGGCGTGGGGTCGTCAGTGGAAGGGAGGATGGAATGTTTTGCGCCGATGCTACTTTGCGTGCTGGGCGATTGTTTTGGTTCTGACTCTGGAACGAACACCGATGTTGATGACGGCAGTGGGCGCGTTCGCCATCTACTATCTGTCCGGCAGCCCCGTGCGTCGCAAGGTACTAATCTGGACAGCAGGTATTAGTACAGCCCTGGTAATTGGTGGGCTGAATATCGCGGCGCCGCATCTTAAGAATACCGGTGCTGACAAATTTATCCGTCTGGCCGAACTGGCAAATCCATTCCAGGCCGGTTCGATTCAGGATCGTGTCGAGCGAAAGTGGGCGCCGACTCTGGAGATCATTGCGGCTAATCCGCTCGGAGTGGGCATCGGATTCGGCAGTCAGACGAAAGTCAACGATGTTGCCCGGCAGTCCGATTATTGGGTCGAGCCACACAACGAGATACTGCAAAAGACGCTGGAGACCGGCATAGCCGGCGGTCTGGTGTATCTGCTGTTGTTAATCTCCGTGTTTCAGGATTCACGCCGACTTTTGCGGTGCTCCGGAAATATCGGGCGACTCGGTATGGGAATGATAGCAGCCACTCTCGGTTACTGGCTTTGCGGGATGGTTAACATCCCGTTCTCGGGAGCTTCGGGGATATTGTACTGGACAACGGCAGGTGTTGTAATAGCGGCCGTGGAGAATAACCACGCGGCCGCGGAACATCTGACCAACGACCGCACGCCCTCAACGGCAGTGATAAAACAGCCCACTAACGGGGTGACTGCATGA
- a CDS encoding glycosyltransferase produces MNRLEPITEKGTRRILIVTHSYAPILNPRAFRWAAVAEHWAGQGYCVDVVSAWMPGMAREEKLRRVQIYRVGGGVMQKLRSALRTSGRTVVSEISGSPTIGVSLTGRLKKAARKAIRLVHDLTWKKFYWPDYACGWYLSAAKMARHLITAKEYDTLITVSDPFTSHLVGLKLKSEFGDTKWLVDIGDPFCFRYDTPTNNHHLYRRLNYFAEGKVFDRADAVTVTTDSTRDKYAELFPFAADKIDVIGPLMAEPAEGALPQSPLNPNGRKKLVFVGTLYRAIRNPKFLLRVFEAMIMNTGMSKVELHLFGGLGDCEDILKDSRSRLGDKLVVHGLVPREDVLAAMKNADVLINIGNDNPYQLPSKVVEYAWMGKPVVNLSRIADDSSRQFFADYPAFLNIHDDSVTAAECHAERLAEFMGDNSRYVNDEYTMRLKRKCSITQIAWEYSRHLSDHTFTPRAATKPVWHIYYGTRGTAGAYIDALLKASHAAGLSARAFVSSRYLYSTGGCVRCFFPVTDRTEHRDRLLIILRAMELVAGYWLTALACLIFRPIVNIHLIDDLRVTYYFARLLKKAGLTVYVTCHDVVPQYHGVTNNRRRILDLADRLVVHSRNARTTLINRIGEQSSQRVVSHPFPSSGYASIIDHNRMKHTRAGLERILKDRQDIILFLGVVRNSKGIATLVEAWAQSKARNTSSLVVAGKWTDPSPQLRRALVSDPTCLVIDRYISDEEFVVLLEAARFAVLPYLDYSHSAILMSCGHCGTPVIVSDINLFAEVLPNYDLTFAAGDSKDLTSVLDRAATMKPHQVDVYRKVLTEAVKQENEDLVAGVWEVYRSRHESENRIKDNVVGQQGEAVRRP; encoded by the coding sequence ATGAACCGACTTGAGCCAATCACAGAAAAAGGCACCCGCCGGATTCTGATAGTTACACACTCGTATGCTCCAATATTAAATCCCCGCGCCTTCCGCTGGGCGGCTGTTGCCGAGCACTGGGCGGGTCAGGGTTATTGTGTCGATGTTGTCAGTGCCTGGATGCCCGGCATGGCCCGCGAAGAGAAGCTGCGCCGAGTGCAGATTTACAGAGTGGGCGGTGGTGTGATGCAAAAGCTTCGTAGCGCTTTGCGCACATCCGGTAGAACCGTTGTGTCTGAAATCTCCGGAAGCCCGACAATCGGCGTATCGCTGACTGGTCGCCTGAAAAAAGCAGCCAGAAAAGCAATTCGTCTGGTTCACGACCTTACCTGGAAAAAATTCTATTGGCCCGATTATGCCTGTGGCTGGTATCTCTCCGCCGCGAAAATGGCGCGACATTTGATTACGGCAAAAGAATATGATACTCTCATAACGGTGTCGGATCCCTTTACATCACACCTTGTCGGTCTGAAACTGAAGTCAGAGTTTGGCGACACAAAATGGCTGGTTGATATTGGCGATCCCTTCTGTTTCCGTTACGATACGCCGACCAACAACCATCACCTCTATCGAAGATTGAACTATTTTGCCGAAGGCAAGGTGTTCGACCGTGCTGATGCAGTGACCGTGACCACTGACTCGACCCGAGACAAGTATGCGGAGCTGTTTCCTTTTGCAGCTGACAAAATTGATGTGATCGGCCCGCTTATGGCGGAACCGGCCGAGGGTGCACTGCCTCAATCGCCGCTGAACCCAAACGGACGCAAAAAGCTCGTTTTCGTCGGAACGCTCTATCGGGCAATTCGTAATCCGAAGTTTCTTCTTCGAGTATTTGAAGCAATGATTATGAATACCGGCATGTCGAAGGTGGAACTCCACTTATTTGGAGGTTTGGGGGATTGCGAGGACATCCTGAAAGACTCGCGGAGCCGACTGGGTGACAAACTTGTGGTACACGGATTGGTGCCACGCGAAGACGTGTTGGCAGCCATGAAAAATGCGGATGTCCTGATCAACATTGGTAATGACAACCCCTATCAGCTTCCGAGCAAGGTTGTCGAATACGCCTGGATGGGTAAGCCGGTGGTCAACCTTAGCCGGATTGCCGATGACAGTTCCCGGCAGTTCTTTGCGGACTACCCGGCCTTTCTCAATATCCACGATGACAGTGTGACCGCAGCGGAATGCCACGCTGAGAGATTGGCCGAATTCATGGGCGACAACTCAAGGTATGTAAATGACGAATATACAATGAGGCTAAAAAGGAAATGCAGTATAACTCAGATTGCCTGGGAATATTCCCGCCACCTGAGCGACCATACTTTCACCCCGCGGGCCGCGACAAAACCAGTTTGGCACATTTACTATGGCACGCGTGGTACGGCCGGGGCTTATATTGACGCGCTTCTCAAAGCTTCACATGCCGCAGGCTTATCGGCGCGCGCCTTTGTCAGCAGTCGGTATTTGTATTCGACCGGCGGCTGTGTCAGGTGTTTCTTCCCGGTAACCGACCGCACTGAGCATCGCGATCGGTTATTAATAATCCTGAGGGCAATGGAACTTGTGGCTGGCTATTGGCTCACCGCTCTGGCCTGTCTTATATTCAGACCGATCGTAAACATTCATCTGATAGATGATCTCCGAGTCACGTACTATTTCGCACGACTTCTAAAGAAGGCTGGGCTGACTGTCTATGTTACCTGCCATGACGTTGTGCCTCAGTATCACGGTGTGACGAACAACCGCAGACGTATTCTTGATTTGGCCGACAGATTAGTGGTCCATAGCCGCAACGCCAGAACAACGTTGATCAACCGCATCGGCGAGCAATCATCACAACGAGTAGTCTCGCACCCGTTCCCGTCGTCCGGCTACGCCAGTATCATTGATCACAACAGGATGAAACATACACGGGCTGGATTGGAAAGAATTCTAAAGGATAGACAGGACATCATCCTCTTTCTCGGCGTTGTGCGTAATTCAAAGGGCATCGCAACGCTGGTGGAGGCGTGGGCACAATCGAAAGCCCGAAATACATCAAGTCTGGTGGTTGCGGGCAAGTGGACGGATCCATCACCGCAGCTCAGGCGGGCACTTGTGAGTGACCCGACCTGTCTGGTCATCGATCGCTATATCTCGGATGAGGAATTTGTCGTCCTTCTCGAGGCAGCCAGGTTTGCGGTGCTGCCCTATCTGGACTATTCGCACAGTGCAATCCTTATGTCGTGCGGTCACTGCGGTACTCCCGTGATTGTAAGTGACATCAATCTCTTTGCCGAAGTTCTTCCCAACTACGACCTCACCTTCGCGGCCGGTGACAGCAAGGATCTGACATCGGTACTGGACAGGGCGGCAACGATGAAGCCGCATCAGGTGGATGTTTACCGCAAGGTCTTGACCGAGGCGGTGAAACAGGAAAATGAAGATCTTGTGGCTGGTGTCTGGGAAGTATATAGAAGTCGACATGAAAGTGAGAATAGAATTAAAGATAATGTCGTTGGACAACAAGGGGAAGCGGTACGACGGCCCTGA
- a CDS encoding bi-domain-containing oxidoreductase, with the protein MKQLLQYNREKSPRVENVPSPQLKGPGIIVDNRCSLISVGTERQMIELSQMSLVGKAKQRPDLVKQVLSKVKTEGLSQTYNKVMGRLKTPTPLGYSTAGVIKKIHDSLSQWTVGDRVACAGFGYAAHAETVYVPSNLAVKIPDEVSFEEASFVTLGAIALQGVRVADLRLGETVAVIGLGLLGQLTCMLLEASGCRVIGLDIDKSKLESAKECGAEFTFAVDGSSGANVISATAGKGVDAVIITAATSSAGPVALAGDICREKGTVSVVGAVKMDIPRKTYYDKELSLKLSRSYGPGRYDYNYEEAGNDYPFGYVRWTENRNMQAFLELIAKKKIDVKRLISHRFDIDEAEKGYELISGSTNEAFMGVVLNYPRKSAESSPARATGSRITMKPSRVNRTNIGFIGAGGFASGVLLPNIASIKAYHPKMITSGSGVSAAGAVDRFGFDEAVSTTDEIFASGEIGTVFIANRHNQHAELVIESLNRGKATFVEKPLCLTREELQKIQEAYFTADVPLMVGFNRRFSPIIRKIKDRLRDVRHPLSMHYRINAGFIPSNTWVQDPQSGGGRIVGEVCHFVDLLSFVADSRPVKVHAEALTMPDERYRSDDNLQITLRFENGSVGTINYVASGNTLMPKEYLEIFGGGKAITMDDFKVFSVADDNGITMSKRRAQDKGHRTMLESWGTTLRDGTPSPIPFEQLVDSTNATFAILDSLATGEPQWITA; encoded by the coding sequence ATGAAGCAGTTACTACAATACAACAGGGAAAAAAGTCCACGGGTGGAAAATGTACCATCGCCGCAATTGAAGGGGCCCGGTATCATCGTCGATAACCGGTGCTCGCTGATATCGGTGGGCACGGAACGGCAGATGATTGAACTGTCGCAAATGTCACTGGTGGGCAAAGCAAAACAAAGACCGGATCTGGTCAAACAGGTCCTTTCCAAAGTAAAGACGGAAGGGCTTTCGCAAACATACAACAAGGTTATGGGCCGCCTCAAAACGCCGACGCCGCTGGGGTACAGCACCGCCGGTGTGATCAAAAAGATTCACGACTCCCTGAGCCAGTGGACAGTGGGCGACCGGGTCGCATGCGCCGGATTCGGGTACGCCGCTCACGCCGAGACAGTCTATGTGCCTTCGAATCTCGCGGTGAAGATACCCGACGAAGTCTCTTTCGAGGAGGCCAGTTTCGTTACTCTTGGCGCAATCGCGTTGCAAGGGGTGCGAGTCGCCGACTTGAGACTGGGCGAGACCGTAGCCGTCATCGGGCTCGGCCTGCTGGGTCAACTGACATGCATGCTGCTTGAAGCTTCGGGATGCCGCGTTATCGGCTTGGATATCGACAAATCCAAACTGGAGTCGGCGAAAGAGTGCGGGGCGGAATTTACATTCGCGGTAGATGGCAGTTCCGGCGCGAATGTTATCAGCGCCACGGCCGGCAAAGGTGTCGACGCGGTGATTATCACTGCCGCCACAAGCTCGGCCGGACCGGTTGCTCTGGCCGGTGATATATGTCGCGAAAAGGGAACCGTATCAGTTGTGGGTGCCGTCAAGATGGATATTCCGCGCAAAACTTATTACGACAAAGAGCTCTCGCTGAAACTTTCGCGCTCTTACGGTCCCGGAAGATATGACTATAACTACGAGGAAGCCGGCAACGATTATCCGTTCGGCTATGTGCGATGGACGGAAAACCGAAATATGCAGGCATTTCTCGAACTCATAGCGAAAAAGAAAATCGATGTTAAGCGACTGATATCGCACCGCTTCGATATCGATGAAGCCGAGAAAGGATACGAACTCATTTCCGGTAGCACCAACGAGGCGTTCATGGGCGTTGTCCTCAACTATCCGCGGAAGAGTGCGGAATCATCGCCCGCAAGAGCCACCGGCAGCCGGATAACGATGAAACCGTCGCGGGTCAACCGCACCAATATTGGTTTCATCGGGGCGGGCGGTTTCGCATCGGGAGTACTCTTACCCAACATCGCCTCGATAAAGGCATACCATCCCAAAATGATAACGTCGGGAAGCGGTGTCTCGGCCGCGGGCGCCGTTGACCGCTTTGGCTTTGATGAGGCAGTTTCCACTACCGATGAGATTTTCGCCAGTGGTGAAATAGGCACGGTTTTCATAGCCAATCGCCACAACCAGCACGCCGAACTCGTTATAGAGTCGCTCAACAGGGGAAAAGCTACTTTTGTGGAAAAGCCTCTCTGTTTGACCCGCGAGGAGCTTCAGAAGATACAAGAGGCTTACTTCACGGCTGATGTTCCCCTGATGGTGGGTTTCAACCGGCGTTTTTCACCGATAATCCGCAAAATCAAAGACAGACTGCGCGATGTGCGTCACCCGCTGTCAATGCACTATCGGATCAATGCCGGGTTCATTCCATCCAATACCTGGGTGCAGGATCCGCAAAGCGGCGGTGGAAGAATCGTTGGCGAAGTTTGTCATTTCGTTGATCTGCTGTCTTTCGTAGCGGATTCAAGGCCTGTCAAGGTGCACGCCGAGGCCCTGACAATGCCCGATGAGCGCTACCGCAGTGATGACAACCTGCAGATCACGTTGAGGTTTGAAAACGGTTCAGTAGGAACAATAAACTATGTGGCCTCGGGAAACACCCTGATGCCGAAGGAATACCTTGAAATTTTTGGAGGAGGGAAAGCAATCACCATGGATGACTTTAAAGTATTTTCCGTTGCGGACGATAACGGTATTACGATGTCCAAAAGGCGGGCGCAGGACAAGGGTCACCGGACAATGCTCGAAAGCTGGGGTACAACACTGCGTGACGGTACACCTTCACCGATTCCGTTTGAACAGCTGGTTGACTCGACCAACGCGACTTTCGCCATCCTTGACAGCTTAGCAACAGGAGAACCGCAATGGATAACCGCCTGA
- a CDS encoding glycosyltransferase family 4 protein, whose amino-acid sequence MDNRLNILYISHYFPPEVNAPALRVSEMAASWIDSGADVTVLTGFPNHPNGIIPERYKGLKSLCENFGKIKLVRTYLYAAPNKGFAKRILNYLSFMFSSVILGIRKIGKPDILIATSPQFFVAVAGYVISRIKRCRFIFEVRDVWPEEIVAVGAIKNRLVIKALEALEMSLYRKADLVVAVAQGTIDILTKRGIPRSKLALIPNGVNIDHFQDSSSGAIVRKELGLENDFVVTYLGTHGMAHKLETILESADKLRQHRDIKFLFVGDGAEKSKLVSRAAQMNLSNVIFHDQVDRERIPGFYHASDLFLVPLRKAKLFTKNVPSKVYEIMAARKPIIISTEGESRRLIESAGAGMGAAPEDAADIADKILRLYMDEGLRRKMGQDGYSFVLANASRKRLADEYLQILESVVSPATIDQEAVVVSETEEDVAYKTDIGVPA is encoded by the coding sequence ATGGATAACCGCCTGAACATCCTGTATATTTCGCATTACTTTCCGCCCGAAGTAAACGCCCCGGCGCTTCGTGTGTCAGAAATGGCGGCCAGTTGGATCGATAGCGGCGCGGATGTGACCGTGTTGACGGGATTCCCGAATCACCCTAACGGTATAATTCCCGAGAGGTATAAAGGGCTCAAGAGCCTCTGCGAGAATTTCGGCAAGATCAAACTCGTGCGCACCTATCTTTATGCCGCTCCCAACAAGGGCTTTGCAAAGAGAATCCTGAATTATCTGTCGTTTATGTTTTCATCGGTAATCCTCGGGATCCGAAAGATCGGCAAACCCGATATCTTGATCGCAACATCGCCGCAATTCTTCGTGGCCGTCGCCGGATATGTCATCAGCCGTATCAAGCGATGCCGTTTCATTTTCGAAGTTCGCGATGTCTGGCCGGAGGAAATAGTCGCCGTCGGCGCTATAAAGAACCGACTCGTAATCAAAGCGCTTGAGGCTCTCGAGATGTCTCTATACCGCAAGGCCGACCTCGTCGTCGCGGTCGCACAGGGGACCATAGACATTCTGACCAAAAGAGGCATTCCGCGCTCCAAGCTGGCGCTTATCCCCAACGGTGTCAATATTGATCACTTTCAGGACAGCTCCAGCGGCGCCATTGTGAGAAAAGAACTCGGACTCGAAAACGACTTCGTCGTAACATACCTTGGAACGCACGGCATGGCTCACAAACTCGAAACCATTCTGGAATCCGCCGATAAGTTGAGACAACATAGGGACATCAAATTCCTTTTTGTGGGCGATGGAGCCGAGAAGAGCAAGCTCGTCAGCAGGGCAGCGCAAATGAATCTGTCCAACGTGATCTTCCACGATCAGGTTGATCGGGAAAGAATTCCCGGATTCTATCACGCCAGCGACCTGTTTCTGGTGCCTCTTCGAAAGGCCAAACTGTTCACCAAGAATGTCCCGAGCAAGGTCTATGAAATCATGGCGGCGCGAAAGCCGATCATAATCTCCACCGAGGGAGAATCGAGGCGACTGATTGAGAGTGCCGGCGCCGGCATGGGAGCTGCACCGGAGGATGCCGCTGATATCGCCGACAAAATCCTGCGGCTCTACATGGATGAAGGATTGCGCCGGAAGATGGGACAGGATGGATACTCGTTCGTGTTGGCCAATGCATCGAGAAAGCGGCTGGCGGACGAATATCTGCAGATACTCGAAAGTGTCGTCTCGCCGGCGACAATCGACCAGGAGGCTGTTGTCGTGTCCGAAACCGAAGAGGATGTTGCCTACAAGACCGACATCGGAGTTCCGGCTTAA
- a CDS encoding ABC transporter permease, with the protein MLKAFLGLVTKEFIQVFRDRNMLRIIFLVPIVQLLLFGYVVNLDVKNIRLSVYDFDQSQMSREFIDATGSSEYFDPSPADVPLLDLERSFEDISRDMALIIPEDFSKKLSRGERATISLVADGSDANSTSIGSGYLQQVVQQYSRRVTGVETPIDVRPAVLYNPEAESVYYMVPGIVATLLTMVTVMLTSMAIVRERENGTLEQILVTPISRGTLLAGKLFPFAVLGLFEMIVALTVGVVWFDIPFVGSPVLLFALSALYLLTTLGMGLFFSTVTSTQQQAMFFAWFFSVFAILTSGFFTPISNMPDWMKYVTWLNPMRFFMEITRSIMMKGSGFFELLPQVYAMTIFGVAVLGFSMLRFSKRVQ; encoded by the coding sequence ATGCTCAAGGCGTTCCTGGGACTGGTTACCAAGGAGTTTATCCAGGTCTTTCGCGACCGTAACATGCTCCGCATAATTTTCCTTGTGCCGATAGTGCAACTGTTGCTGTTCGGCTATGTTGTCAACCTGGATGTCAAGAACATCCGGTTAAGTGTATACGACTTTGATCAGAGCCAGATGTCCCGCGAATTCATTGACGCAACCGGATCGAGTGAATATTTTGATCCTTCACCGGCGGATGTTCCCCTGCTTGATCTGGAGAGAAGTTTTGAGGATATCAGCCGCGATATGGCGCTTATAATCCCCGAAGATTTTTCAAAGAAACTCTCAAGGGGCGAAAGAGCGACAATCTCGCTTGTCGCCGATGGTTCCGATGCCAACTCTACATCGATCGGTTCCGGTTACCTTCAGCAGGTGGTGCAGCAGTATTCCCGGCGAGTCACCGGCGTGGAGACGCCGATCGATGTACGCCCGGCCGTGCTTTATAATCCCGAAGCTGAATCAGTCTACTATATGGTACCGGGCATAGTTGCGACTCTGCTAACCATGGTGACAGTCATGCTTACGTCGATGGCCATAGTACGCGAGCGTGAAAACGGTACGCTGGAGCAGATTCTCGTCACGCCCATCTCACGCGGGACACTTCTGGCCGGCAAGCTCTTCCCTTTTGCGGTGCTCGGTCTGTTCGAGATGATTGTCGCTCTGACGGTAGGTGTGGTCTGGTTCGATATTCCCTTTGTCGGCTCACCGGTACTGCTGTTCGCTCTTTCGGCGCTGTACCTGCTCACGACGCTCGGTATGGGGCTGTTTTTCTCCACAGTAACATCAACTCAGCAGCAGGCCATGTTCTTTGCCTGGTTCTTTTCCGTATTCGCCATCCTTACATCGGGATTCTTCACTCCGATATCAAATATGCCTGATTGGATGAAGTATGTCACATGGTTGAATCCCATGAGATTTTTCATGGAAATTACGCGAAGTATTATGATGAAGGGTTCGGGATTTTTCGAACTGCTTCCGCAAGTATACGCGATGACGATATTCGGGGTGGCTGTCCTTGGTTTCTCGATGCTTCGATTTTCGAAGAGGGTTCAGTAG
- a CDS encoding ABC transporter permease, with product MSKIKFIALKELYHILRDPRSLVIVFAMPIMMTFLYGYAINLDIENIVIATIDYDQTPQSRRLMEDFFRSSYFSMSDKAVDEHDPESILRTGEASAVLIIDPGFADALRERRAYSIGLLVDGSDNNLSAAVQYYTKAIVNAFVLRQLPPDTKLPGIDVSIRVLYNPDLKSSHFFVPGLVAIILLMISALLTSITIAREKETGTMEQLLTAPVSAAQILLGKIAPYIGLALLDGVLVLFFAKILFAVPFEGSMLLLLWFGIIYVSTALAVGILISSLVRTQQVAMMLALVTTLLPSVMLSGFIFAIRNMPVALQALSHIVPARYFLVIIRGIMLKGAGLQMLGVQAAYMIALMVIFMMIAAKKFNTRIG from the coding sequence ATGTCGAAAATTAAGTTTATTGCCCTCAAGGAACTTTACCACATCCTGCGTGATCCCAGGTCCCTGGTGATTGTGTTCGCCATGCCGATCATGATGACCTTTCTGTACGGTTATGCCATAAATCTCGATATCGAAAACATCGTCATCGCGACCATAGATTACGACCAGACTCCCCAGTCCCGCCGACTGATGGAGGACTTTTTCCGCTCCAGCTATTTCAGCATGAGTGATAAGGCTGTGGATGAACACGACCCTGAGAGTATTCTTCGTACCGGAGAGGCCTCGGCCGTGCTGATTATCGACCCGGGCTTCGCCGATGCCCTTCGCGAACGTAGAGCCTATTCGATAGGACTGCTCGTTGACGGTTCCGACAACAATCTGTCCGCGGCGGTTCAGTATTATACGAAAGCGATAGTGAACGCTTTCGTGCTGCGGCAACTGCCGCCGGATACGAAGTTGCCGGGGATCGATGTTTCGATCCGGGTGCTCTACAACCCCGACCTTAAGTCATCGCATTTCTTTGTCCCCGGACTGGTGGCTATCATTCTTCTGATGATCTCGGCATTGCTCACCTCGATTACGATCGCCCGGGAAAAGGAGACTGGTACCATGGAGCAGCTTCTGACCGCTCCCGTATCCGCGGCACAGATACTGCTCGGTAAAATCGCACCGTACATAGGGCTGGCCCTTCTCGATGGTGTGCTGGTGCTGTTTTTCGCTAAAATATTGTTCGCTGTACCCTTTGAGGGTTCGATGCTCTTGCTTCTCTGGTTTGGGATCATATATGTATCGACAGCTTTGGCGGTCGGTATCCTTATTTCGTCGCTCGTCAGGACACAGCAGGTTGCCATGATGCTGGCTCTGGTAACAACCCTGCTGCCTTCGGTCATGCTGTCCGGATTCATTTTTGCCATTCGCAACATGCCGGTGGCGCTTCAGGCACTGTCTCACATAGTGCCAGCTAGATACTTCCTGGTGATTATTCGCGGCATCATGCTCAAGGGAGCTGGGCTCCAGATGCTCGGGGTGCAGGCCGCCTACATGATCGCTCTGATGGTGATTTTCATGATGATCGCGGCAAAGAAATTCAATACGAGGATTGGTTGA
- a CDS encoding ATP-binding cassette domain-containing protein, which produces MKDHAVVLEHLSRHFGAFKAVDDISLAVESGEIFGFLGANGAGKTTTIRMLCGLLMPTSGNGRVAGFDIYRQSEDIKRSIGYMSQKFSLYPDLTGNQNLNFYGAAYGIDKKRIKQRVAYLSERLNLGDFIDRQASSLPIGWRQRLALGVSLLHEPRILFLDEPTSGVDPVFRRKFWQILYELAEEGVTVFVTTHYMDEAEYCGRISIMHQGRIIEVGNPVNMIDRYGAANLEELFINLISGRMSHVEN; this is translated from the coding sequence ATGAAAGATCATGCTGTAGTCCTGGAGCATCTCTCGCGCCATTTCGGCGCCTTCAAGGCCGTTGATGATATCTCTCTGGCTGTTGAGAGCGGTGAGATATTCGGATTTCTCGGTGCCAACGGGGCGGGCAAGACCACGACCATAAGGATGCTCTGCGGCCTGCTGATGCCAACATCAGGCAACGGCCGGGTGGCAGGCTTTGATATCTACCGGCAGTCGGAAGATATAAAGCGCAGCATTGGCTACATGTCTCAGAAATTTTCGCTCTATCCCGACCTGACGGGAAACCAGAATCTGAATTTTTACGGAGCGGCTTACGGTATTGATAAGAAGCGCATAAAGCAGCGGGTGGCATACCTCTCCGAGCGGCTGAATCTCGGCGATTTCATCGACCGCCAGGCCAGCTCGCTGCCGATTGGATGGCGCCAGCGTCTCGCTCTCGGGGTGTCGCTGCTTCATGAACCAAGGATTCTGTTTCTGGACGAGCCAACGAGCGGCGTCGATCCGGTGTTCCGGCGCAAATTCTGGCAGATACTTTATGAACTCGCCGAGGAGGGAGTAACAGTTTTTGTTACCACCCATTATATGGATGAAGCTGAATACTGCGGCCGAATTTCCATCATGCATCAGGGACGCATAATCGAGGTCGGTAATCCGGTGAATATGATTGACCGTTATGGAGCGGCCAACCTCGAGGAGTTGTTCATTAATCTGATAAGCGGCAGGATGAGTCATGTCGAAAATTAA